From the Anguilla rostrata isolate EN2019 chromosome 12, ASM1855537v3, whole genome shotgun sequence genome, the window ATTTGCAGGAAACACATATAtaattgaaaaaacattttaaaggttACTGAAAAcgtatattttgtgtttgtcaggAATTTTAGATGCTTACTTGTTTCTGTTGTCCATTCCAGACAATGATTTCCTCATAAATTTCTAGTTTATTACTGAGGGACAGTGTGCCATCAAATCTACCCACGGTGACAAATTCCACTGTTCCATTCACTGTGATCTGCCAGTTTATCAGATCGTACATCGCCACAGGGTCACCATTCTCATCAAACTTTGTCTCCTCTCCAAACTTGCTGGTAAACTTCACCTGCTTTAAGTAGTGTAGAAGCTGTGAGAAAAGAGTGACTGTTTTTGGAGACTCACTGCCAGAAATGTGGGGGAAACCTACATTTAATGAGAAACAATTAAtgataaataaagataaaatgtgGCTTTACCTGCCACGGTTGTATATTAGCAGTGTCAGGACAAGACCAGCCAGGGAAAGGGCCCTTGCCTGGTTCACATTTAAACATGGAGTCCAGGGCATGAGCGATGGCATACACCGCCTTGTAAACATTGTAGGAAATTCTGAGCTGTGTGACATCGGTGTAGATGTTCTGTGTGCTGGTAAGCTGCTCGGTGCCTGTGCAGGGAGGCTTGTTACCCCTGCCTGCTTTTAAGGAGCACCCAAATGTTTCCTCCCAGAACTCGGGGAAGAAGGGGTCATCCTCGAACGTGGAAGGGTGCAGGCGCAGCAGGAAAGGCTGCAGCCCTGTGATGTCGGCCCTGCGGATGGCGAACCCCACCGAGCCCTGCAGTATGGGGTGGAAGCGCGGGCTAGACAGCACAGCAGCGGTGATCCAGGCCTCACTGGCCAGCCACTGGATTCCTGTCAGGTTCTGTCTCAGCACCTCCCTGAACAGTGCCCCTGCATCCTGCTCCAGGGCGAACACTAGCACAACCCGGGCCCCTGAGAGCCGGATCCGCTCCACGATGCGGGACATTCGAACTGCCTCATGATTTTTGGGGATGATCTCATTGAAGGCCACGCAAGCCTCCAGCTTTTTCACCTCCGTGTTGAAAATCTGGACCCCCTGACGGCCATAGGCATCATCCCCGGCTACCGAGCCCACCCAGGTCCAGCCAAAGTGACGCACCAATAGAGCGAGGGCATCGACCTGGAAGAAGTCACTGGGCATAGTCCTCAGAAAGGCAGGGAACTCATCCTTGTTGCTCAGACACGCACAGCTGGAGAAGTAGCTCACCTTGAAAAGTTAAAAGAGACCTGATAAGCCAGCAACACCCTCACCTCAAAATTGCACACATAACAGCAGACTCAACTTACAGAAGCAGCCTCAAAATTGCACAAGGCACCAGTCTCAACAGTCAACAGTCAAAATAACACAGGCAATATTATCTTACAGAAAGCATGTGCCATGCTTTTCAAATcatgaattgaactgaattttttACACCCAGGGGTAAATGACTGTATGCTACATGAAGTGAGGCAAAACAATGCAGATTTATAAAACAGCAAGAATCAGAACTaaggctttttaaaagcacCGGTTGTTGCTTACCTGTGGGACATGAAAAATTCCCAGGAAGCGTGCCACAACTAGAGACAGAGTGGAGCCACCGTCACCTATGACAACGGGCAGCTGTGCCCTGcagtgtggctctgtgctgcCCTCATCCTGCTGACTCAAGAGGATCATAGCTGCCCGGAGGGCATGAAAGGGTGTGCTACAGGAGTCGTAGATCTTGTACCCCAGAGTCACATTTGAGAGCAAATGACCATCTCTGTTGATCTCTTCTATGGCAAAAATCATGGTCTGCATCCACCTGAAGGTTCTGAAGTTAAACCTGAGGACAGGAGAGATACCAGGGTGCACTGATCACACATGTAACATCCTGGAGGAAGTAAAAGTACCTTAAATGCAGCCAAGAGCTTCTATTCACACTACCCGCATCCATGCATCTCTGCCTTCATTCAACCCTCAAAGAAACCACATGACACCCAGACACCCAAGCTAGAGCCGGAGGAGTGTTCCCTAATCACAGCAGACAGGGTCTCTCACTCACTCGGCACAGCGTGTGGGGTCAGGCTCAGAGGTGAAAGACAGGTCAGGTTCCAGCACTGAGTCATGGAGGGAGAAGAGCCCCCCGAGAGTGATGTCACCCTCCCCCACCAGGGCTGGGAGGGGGTCCTGTGCAGAGATGGGATGGCAGGtttgcagctgctgctgggaggCGGAGAGGAGGGCTAAGGACAGCACGCACATGCCCCAAATTCGCATTCTCACCGAGCGTGCATCACCACCACCCTGCTCACCCAGCAGACTCTGCAGGAGCTCCTCTTTATAGTGATGGCCATGAGCCCAGCCCCACTCCCTGGGGTGGgatgatgtggggggggggggggtagtggagATGGAGCAGTCGGATGTGTAACTGCAAATAGCAATAACAAAATCCACTCACTTCTGCACA encodes:
- the LOC135236448 gene encoding extracellular calcium-sensing receptor-like yields the protein MRIWGMCVLSLALLSASQQQLQTCHPISAQDPLPALVGEGDITLGGLFSLHDSVLEPDLSFTSEPDPTRCAEFNFRTFRWMQTMIFAIEEINRDGHLLSNVTLGYKIYDSCSTPFHALRAAMILLSQQDEGSTEPHCRAQLPVVIGDGGSTLSLVVARFLGIFHVPQVSYFSSCACLSNKDEFPAFLRTMPSDFFQVDALALLVRHFGWTWVGSVAGDDAYGRQGVQIFNTEVKKLEACVAFNEIIPKNHEAVRMSRIVERIRLSGARVVLVFALEQDAGALFREVLRQNLTGIQWLASEAWITAAVLSSPRFHPILQGSVGFAIRRADITGLQPFLLRLHPSTFEDDPFFPEFWEETFGCSLKAGRGNKPPCTGTEQLTSTQNIYTDVTQLRISYNVYKAVYAIAHALDSMFKCEPGKGPFPGWSCPDTANIQPWQLLHYLKQVKFTSKFGEETKFDENGDPVAMYDLINWQITVNGTVEFVTVGRFDGTLSLSNKLEIYEEIIVWNGQQKQVPQSVCSKSCLPGTRKAIKPQFPACCFDCVACTAGEISNQTDAIECLKCLPEFWSNTRRDECVPKQIEYLSYRDTMGIALLAVALLGVCCTVVVAFIFVRHRTTPIVRANNSELSFLILCSLVLCFLCALAFIGQPTTWSCMLRHSIFGIAFVLCISCILGKTIVVLIAFRATLPGSKVMQLFSPKRQRAIIFSCTLMQVLICSLWLALSPPSPQRLLMRESARIILLCNVGSALAFSLVLGYIGLLSCVCFLLAFLARKLPGNFNEAKLITFSMLIFFAVWIAFIPAYVSSPGKYTTATEIFAILASSFGLLACLFFPKCYIILLKPEKNTRKHLMPKSEKHY